AAAAAGGCCTCCCGTGCACCCGGCAGAGCTCGCTTATCCTTGCTGCCTTCCGGCCCTGGGGAGGTTCACGAGATACCGCCGCACGGGAGGTGACGCCAAGCCTACCCGACCGCCGGTCGATCTTCAGGGGGTGGTGGGGTGACCCTGCCCATGGGGGCCTGTATCCTGGCTCGCGGAGGATTCGCCTAGAGGCCTAGGGCGCACGCTTGGAAAGCGTGTTGGGTTTACACCCTCACGAGTTCGAATCTCGTATCCTCCGCCAGCTGATCAGCAGAAACGCCCGGCAGACCATAATCGGTCCGCCGGGCGTTGATCTTGTGGTCTCATCGACGTCGTGGCTGACACGGCGTGGGAGTGGGACGAGACGTTGTACGCGGGCAGCGCCAGCCATTACAGCGTCGGGCGCATGCCCTACCCGCCCAGCCTCGCCGAGGCTGTCGGCAAGGAACTCGGACTCGACGGCACCGGCCGACTCCTGGATGTCGGCTGCGGACCCGGATCGGTGACGCTCCTGTTCGCGCCCCTGGTCGAGGCAGCAGTGGGAGTCGACGCCGACCAGGGCATGATCAACGAGGCGCGGCGCAGGGCCAGCGAGGTCGGGGTCACCAACGTCGAGTGGCGGCACCTACGCGCCGAGGCTCTGCCGGCCGACCTGGGCACGTTCCGGGTGGCCACGTTCGCCCAGTCGTTCCACTGGATGGATCGGCCCCTCGTGACCCGTCGCGTCCGCGACATGCTCGCGCCGGGCGGGGCCTGGGTCCACGTCGGCACCAACACGCACCAGGGCGTGACCGGGGACGACCTGCTGCCGTACCCCCGGCCTCCGTGGCAGCAGATCGACGACCTGGTCGCCAGCTACCTGGGACCGGTCCGCCGGGCCGGACAGGGGTGGCTGCCCTCCGGCACCCCCGGCGGGGAGGAGGAGATCATGCGGCAGGCCGGCTTCACCGGCCCAACCCGCATCACGGTCGACCAGGGGATGGTCGTGGAACGCGGTGTCGACGAGATCGCCTCCGCGGTGTTCTCGCTGTCCAGCTCGGCACCACACCTGTTCGCCGATCGACTCCCCGCTTTCGAGGCGGACCTGCGTCGCCTCCTGTCCGAAGCGGCGCGAGATGGTCGCTTTTCCGAGCGCAGACGAGGCATCGACGTCGTGATCTGGCGTCCCTGACACCCGTCACCCGCGGGCGCGAGCCCAGGAGAGGAAGCGGTCGGTCAGCCGGGCCGGGTCCAGGCCGGCGAGCTGTTCGCCGGCCTCCGACTGGAGCGTCGCCAGGTAGACCAGCAACGCCACCCGGTCGCGCCGGTACTCGGCGAGCAGCCGCAACTTGGCCGCCGAGC
The nucleotide sequence above comes from Micromonospora sp. NBC_00389. Encoded proteins:
- a CDS encoding class I SAM-dependent methyltransferase → MADTAWEWDETLYAGSASHYSVGRMPYPPSLAEAVGKELGLDGTGRLLDVGCGPGSVTLLFAPLVEAAVGVDADQGMINEARRRASEVGVTNVEWRHLRAEALPADLGTFRVATFAQSFHWMDRPLVTRRVRDMLAPGGAWVHVGTNTHQGVTGDDLLPYPRPPWQQIDDLVASYLGPVRRAGQGWLPSGTPGGEEEIMRQAGFTGPTRITVDQGMVVERGVDEIASAVFSLSSSAPHLFADRLPAFEADLRRLLSEAARDGRFSERRRGIDVVIWRP
- a CDS encoding flavin reductase, yielding MPRRHRDHLPTRPTWRCQSCGIAWPCSAAKLRLLAEYRRDRVALLVYLATLQSEAGEQLAGLDPARLTDRFLSWARARG